Below is a window of Spirochaetota bacterium DNA.
TTCCAAAATTTTAGCATTAAAAACAGATATTTTTAATGAACAAAGAAAGATAAAAAAATTGATGGTTCAACTTGGAGAAATCTATTATGAATCATTTAAGATTCCAGAAATATTGAAGGAAAAAGAAGAAGAAATCAATATAATAATATCAGAAATAGATAAAAGAAAAATAGAAATAGAAAAACTTAAAAGGTGTATAAATAACATCAAAAAGAAATCAAATATAAGTGAAAGAGAATTGAATGAATTATTAAATCTAGTCCCCTCTAATAATCCTGATAACTTTGAAGAAGAATTCATAAATGTTGATTATATTAAAAAAAATAAAGACTTAACAAAGCTACTTAAAAAAATTAAAAAAGGCTACTCTTCATAATATTCAGCATATTGTTGTTCTGTTTCCCAAACTTTAACAGAATATAAGCTTTTATATTTTTTCTTTATTTTTTCAAAAATATAGAAAGCAATCATTTCAGATGTTGGATTATTTTTTTGGAAAAAATCTAGATTATTTAATAATTTATGATCTAACTCATTTAGTATATTCTTAAGATAAGTCTTCAATTCAGAAAAATCAATTAATATCTGGTTATCCTGTAAATTATTACTTTTTATTATAACTTCAACTTTATAATTATGCCCATGTATATTTTCACACTTTCCTTTATAATTTCTTAAAAAATGAGCTGAAGAAAATGTCCCAGAAACTGATACTTTAAACATTTTTCACCTCTAAATTTCTTTATAAATAAAAATTACTAATTTTGTATAAACATCAAGAATACTATTTAATGTCTAATTATTTAATATCTAATTATTCAATTATTTATTTAATATATATAAATAATAAATATTTCAATATGAAATATAAAACAATTTATTTACTTTACTTTTTATAACACTATATTATATTATTTTTCTTGTAAAGTATTTTTATAAATTTAAAAAAGATCGACAATTAACAAATATATAGGAGTAAATTTTATGAAGGAAAAAATTCTTGATT
It encodes the following:
- the queD gene encoding 6-carboxytetrahydropterin synthase QueD, whose translation is MFKVSVSGTFSSAHFLRNYKGKCENIHGHNYKVEVIIKSNNLQDNQILIDFSELKTYLKNILNELDHKLLNNLDFFQKNNPTSEMIAFYIFEKIKKKYKSLYSVKVWETEQQYAEYYEE